The Candidatus Schekmanbacteria bacterium genomic interval GTTGAAAATAAGCCATGCGCGAAACATACGGCTTTCAAATATGCCCGGATCATAGGATGCAGCATCGAGCTTTGGGTAGAAATCATCAAAGCCAACCCATATTATGAATACAGCTATCCCGGCAAAGAGTGCGAAAAAAGTCCACCCCATACTGAGCTCTTTATAACTTTTCCAGTAATATATGATGAGGAGTGCGGCAACCAGTGTTTTAATAGGGTAAACGTAATATACTGACCCTTCTATCAGTCTGCTTATTTCTGTTAAAATCATAAAGGCAGTAAAGGGTATTATGTATGGATAGTATGGACGCCAGTCCGTTTTTTTCTTATCTTTTCCCTCCACACTCTTTCTCCAGATTAATTGCCAGATTAATTGACCGGATATTTCTCCGAGCTGTCTATTATTATTGTCACAGGGCCTGCGTTAATAAGCTCTACGTCCATCATTGCTCCGAAGATACCTGTTTTTACCGGGATACCGTAAGTCGAGATTTTTTTTACGAACATCTCATAAAGAGGGATTGCCTTTTCCGGTTTTGCGGCTTTTACGAAACTAGGTCTTCTTCCTTTCCTTGTATCTCCAAGGAGTGTGAACTGGCTTACTACAAGAACCTCTCCGGAAATGTCAATGCATGAAAGATTCATTTTGCCATCGCTGTCTTCGAATATTCGCAAATTCGCAGTTTTTTCTGCAACGTAGTCCGCATTGTCTTCATTGTCATCTTCGCTTACACCGAGCAGTACGAGCAAACCTTGTCCTATTGATGAACAGAGTTTCCCGTCCACTTCCACCTTTGCATTGCTTACACGCTGGATGACAGCTTTCATAAATTATTAAATAATTATTAAATATTGATTGTTAGAAAATTTTGATATTATGAAATAATTCTAAAAGCAAGGCAGATTAACAGCAATCTTTTTGGTATTGCCTTGCTCCTCCGCGCTGTGTTAATAAACGCCGGATGCAGTGAGAAACCATTTCATAAAGGTGTTATGGGGAATGAGGAGAAAATAGTCTGCCAGAACAAGAAAGCCTATTATGAGTATACGATTCTTGAAAAATATGAGGCTGGCATGGTGCTTCTTGGAACTGAGGTAAAATCTTTAAGGGAAGGAAAAGGGAATTTAAAAGACAGCTATGCGACTATCAGGGATGGAGAAGTCTTTCTTTATAATTGCCATATAAGCCCCTATTCACATACCGGGCAGGAAGGGCATGAACCCTTAAGGACTAGAAAGCTTCTTCTCACGTCAAGAGAGATAAACAAGCTCTCCGGCAAAGTAGAGGAAAAAGGGCTTACCCTGGTGGCGACTAAGATTTATTTTAAAAATGGACTGGCAAAGATTGAGATCGCCCTTGCCAAAGGGAAAAAGCTCCATGACAAGAGAAAAGCGATACAGGAAAAGGAAGTAAAGAGAGAGCTTGACAGACAGGTAAGACAGAGACGGGATTAGATGATGATAGAGAAAAAAATGAGAAGATTTAAAATAAGAATATTGGCAGTCGTAATGTTCCTGTTTTCATTTTTGCTGTTTGCAGGAATGGCAAATATTCTGTCAGCAGAGGGGAAACCGGCACAGTCAGGGAAAATTGTTGTCATAAATCCTGCACAGGGGGGGAAAGATAATGGGATCTCTGTTGACGGAAAGGTCTTTGAAAAAGATATAGTTTTGGGTCTTGCCCTGTCGCTTAAAGATAAAGCGCCCAATTGCGGTTTTGCAGTCTCACTTACAAGGGATAAGGATGCGGATCTTACTCTGTCCGACAGGATAACCATGGCGAATATGCGCTCCCCAATGGCTTTTATAAGCTTCCATGTAGGGGCATCTTTTGATTCTGCTGTACGGGGGATAAAGATATATACCTGGTCGAAAAATCTGGGGATGCTTTCTCTTGGAACGGAGAAAAAATTTAAAAGCTGGACTGACAATACTCCAGGCAGTCAGGATGCGGGTGGAGGTGAAGCATCAAATGAAACTCCCTCCGCCGCTCCAGGTACAGCACCGAAATTAAAGATAAAGCCATTAAGCGAAGTGCAGGAAGGTTCCAGTGAAGAAAGCCAGAAACTTGCATCAGCAATAAAAGATGAGATAAGCAAGCTCCCGGATATCCCATGCACCCTCGAGCATGCACCTTTGGCTGACCTAGGAGGGATTGCGGCACCGGCGGTTGTTATAGAAGTTTTTCAGGCATCTAATCCGAAAGACAAATCAGCGCTTCTCGATGAGAACATAAAAGACAGTATTGCCTCTGCAATATGTAAAGGAGTGGGTAATTATTTATCAGGGAAAAAGATTCAAAATGAAGAATAGAGTAATTATATTTGTTGCCATAATCATTTGTGCCGGGCTTTTAAGCTGTGTAAAGGAAGAGAAGAAAAAGCCTGTCAAAACTGAAGAGGCTGTTGCAGAGAAATTGCTTGTTGATGAAGAGTTATCTATTTTTATCCCTTCAGGAGGAGCTATTGTTCCCCATAAATCGCTATTCCAGTTTCTCCCTGAAGACGGCAGTGAAGAAAAAATAAAAGCAGTTTTAGCCCGTCTGTTAAAAGGAGATGTGAATTTTTCTACGGTCTTTCAATCTGCAGGGCAATCATCCGGGCCCGGAGCCGCCGGAATTGATGTGCTTGATGTCATAATAAGCCGCGAGAACATTGCGTACGTAGATCTAAGCAGATCTTTTATGACGAGGAACCCGACAGGCATTACATCAGAGATTGAGGCTGTCAACTCTGTTGCACTCACTGTCTTGAAAAATTTTCCGGAAATCACGGGAGTAATGATCCTGATTGACGGCAAGGAGCAGAAGACACTTGCAGGTCATGTCGATATCTCAATGCCATTTCGGCTGTCAGATTCTGATAACTCCCAGGGGGTGCAGTAACAGTGCCCGAAAGAGCAATAGGCGTCTTTGATTCAGGCATCGGGGGCCTTACGGTATTAAGGGAGATATCAAAGCTTCTGCCTCAGGAAAATCTTGTTTATCTCGGAGACACGGCACGCGTACCTTACGGCTCAAAATCTGCCGAGACAGTCCGCAGGTATGCAATACAGAATATAGACTTCCTTCTTACCAAGTATGTGAAATTCCTTGTCGTTGCCTGTAACACCGCATCTGCCTATGCGCTTGAACTCATAAGGGAGCACTATGATGTCCCGGTAATCGGGGTTATTGATCCGGGGGCAAAGGCGGCTGTGAGAGCAAGCGCGAATAAGAAAATCGGAGTGATAGGGACAAGGGCTACCATAGGAAGCGGAGCTTATGAGAAAATCATACATTCTCTGGACAGCACCGCCGAGATTTTTGCAAAGCCCTGCCCCCTCTTTGTCTCTCTTGCAGAAGAAGCGATGTTCGAAGGGGGGATAACGGACAAGGTTGTGGAATTTTATCTCAAGGAGATTAAAGAGTGCGAAGTTGACACCCTGATTCTGGGCTGTACCCATTATCCGCTCCTTAAAAAATCCATTGCGAATTACATGGGAAAAAATGTGACACTTCTTGATTCAAGCATTGAGACAGCTTCTGAAGTGAAGAGGATTCTTATTGAAAGAAATCTTCTCAAAAAATCTTTTGAAGGACCTGGGACCTGCGACCTTTTTGTCACAGATGATTCCGAACATTTCAGAGGGGCGGCACATCTTTTTACAGGAAATGGTATAGTGAAGCTTCAGAAAATAGATCTTTATAAGGAAGAAAAATAGGGGAGAAAAGTGAGAAAAGGAAAAAGAAAACCTAATGAGTTAAGGCCGGTAAAGATAACAGTAAGACCGGTAAAATATCCAGCCGGTTCGGCGCTGATCGAGGTTGGCGACACAAAGGTGCTCTGTGCTGCAAGCATACAGGAAGATGTCCCGAAGTTCCTTGCAGGAAAGGGAACGGGATGGGTGACTGCCGAATACTCTATGCTTCCTGCATCGACTAATACAAGAAATCAGCGTGAGCGCGGTGGAAAGATAAGCGGCAGGACGCAGGAGATACAAAGATTGATCGGGAGGAGCCTGAGGGCTGTAGTTGACTTTTCCCTGCTCGGCGAAAGGACAATAATGATTGACTGCGATGTTTTGCAGGCTGACGGCGGCACAAGGACCGCCTCCATCACTGGAGCCTATGTCGCACTTAAAATGGCGGCGGAAAATCTGGTCAGGAAAAAGCTTGTTGAGAAAAACCCGGTTACAGGGCAGGTTGCGGCAGTAAGCGCAGGCATTATAGGAAAGACGATTTTTCTTGATCTTGATTATGATGAGGATTCAACGGCAGATGTTGATATGAACCTTGTAATGACAGGAGACGGAAAGATTGTGGAGGTACAGGCTACCGGAGAAAGGGAGAATTTTTCCCAGTCCGAGCTTTCAAAGTTAATTGGAACAGCAGAGAAGGGGATCAATAGACTTTTTGAGTTCCAGTCGAAGGTGCTAAAGACTGCTAAAAGATGAAAATCAATGAGTCACTTGAGGTCATGGGAATTTGATGATATAAAGAATTTTTTTAATTGAGAGAAAGTTCATATGCCGGTTTATGATCCAAAAACGATAGAAGAAAAATGGCAGAAGAGATGGAAAGAGACTGGAGAGTTTAAAACTGAAACTGACTCTTCCAAAAAAAAATACTATGTCCTTGAGATGTTCCCCTATCCTTCGGGAAGAATCCATATGGGGCATGTCCGCAATTATGTGATCGGAGATGTCATTGCCAGAGGCCGTAAGCGGCAGGGATACAATGTCCTTCATCCTATGGGGTGGGATGCCTTCGGACTGCCGGCTGAGAATGCAGCCATAAAGAACAGGGTACAGCCTGCGGACTGGACATACGACAATATCAGGTACATGCAGGAGCAGTTGAAAAGCCTTGGACTTAGCTATGACTGGGAGAGGGAAGTTGCCACATGTTCTCCTGAATATTACCGGTGGTGCCAGTGGTTCTTCCTTAAATTCTACGAAAGAGGGCTTGCATACAGGAAAGTGTCTTCAGTCAACTGGTGCGGCTCCTGCAACACAGTGCTTGCCAATGAGCAGGTAGAGGGAGGCAAGTGCTGGCGCTGTGAAAACGATGTGATTCAGAAGCAGATGATGCAGTGGTTTTTCAGGATCACCGACTATGCAGATGAATTGCTAAAAGACCTGAAAAATTTGAAAGGCTGGCCTGAGCGTGTTCTCACTATGCAGGAGAACTGGATAGGAAAGAGCTTTGGTACGGAAGTGGATTTCCCAATAAAAGGAGATGTAAAGAGCGGAGAAAAGGCCATCAAGGTTTTTACTACTAGACAGGACACACTCTTTGGGGCAACATTCATATCCCTTGCGCCTGAACATCCTATGGTTGAAGCTTTAATTGCCGGCCTTCCGGAAGCAGAAGAGGTAAGGAAATTTGTTGCCCGTATTGTGGCTGCTAAAAAAATCTCAAGGGATATTATTGATAAGGAAAAGGAAGGGGTTTTTACAGGCAGATATTGCATCAATCCATTGACAGGCTGGGAGATGCCGGTATATGTGGCGAACTTTGTCCTCACCGAATACGGCACTGGAGCAATCATGGCAGTGCCGGCCCATGACCAGCGTGATTTTGAATTTGCAAAAAAATATGACATCCCGGTCAAAATTGTCATAACTCCGGCAGACAAGGATTTAAAGCCCGAAGAATTAAAAGAAGCTTATGTTGAAGAAGGTGTTCTTGTCAATTCAGGTGAGTTCAGCGGTATGAAGAGCAGCAGCGCTCTTGAGGCGATAGCAGATTTTCTTGAAAAAAAATCCATTGGCAGGAAGACTGTAAACTACAAGCTTCGGGACTGGGGAATTTCAAGACAGCGCTACTGGGGCGCTCCAATCCCGATAATTTATTGCGACAAATGCGGTGCAGTGCCGGTCGCTGAAAAGGACCTTCCCGTTGTACTTCCTCTTGACCTTGAGCTTAAGTTTATAGGTGATTCGCCTCTAAAGGACTCTGATAAATTCATTAACACGACCTGCCCCAAATGCGGTTTGCCTGCACGGAGAGAGACTGACACAATGGATACATTCGTTGACTCATCATGGTATTTTGCCAGATACTGTTCCCCGCGCGAGGATAAAGAAGCGCTAAAGAAGAGTGACATTGACTACTGGATGCCTGTTGATCAGTATATCGGCGGAATTGAACATGCCATCCTCCATCTTCTCTATTCGAGGTTTTTCACTAAAGTAATGCGCGACCTCGGTCTTATGGATGTTTCGGAGCCCTTTACAAGCCTGCTTACACAGGGGATGGTAATTAAAGACGGTGCAAAGATGTCGAAATCCAAGGGAAATGTTGTTGACCCTGATGACCTTCTTAAAAAATACGGTGCTGACACTGTGAGGACTTTCTGCCTTTTTGCCGCACCACCAGAAAGGGATCTTGACTGGAGCGATGAAGGGATTGAGGGTGCTAACAGGTTTATCGGAAGGCTCTGGAGGCTTGTGGAAAGGGATATCGAAATTAAAAAAACGGTTTCTGTCGCTGGCCAGAATAATTCTAATAACAAAGAATTATCGGAGGGAGCGCTTAAACTTCTCCGGATCACCAATAGGACAATAAAAAGGGTGACTGACGACATCTTGTTAAGATATCATTTCAATACCGCTATCGCTTCGATCATGGAGGCGGTAAATGAAATCAATTTGATAAAGGATGAAGAAATTAAAAATGATCCTTCGATGCAGCAGGCTTATGATTTTTCGGTAAAAACTCTTCTCACTCTTTTTTGGCCCGTTGCTCCCCATGTTTCAGAGGAACTTTGGGAAATGACAGGTGAACAGACACCCATATCTAAGACTGCCTGGCCATCTTATGATCCTTCAATGCTTCAAGAAGATGAGATAACTATAGTGATCCAGATTAACGGAAAAATGAGGAGCAGGGTTCAGGTGCCGCGCGAAAGCGGAGAGGAAACCATAAAATCTGTTGTGTTAAGCGACAGCAGGGTAAAAGAATATATTGGCGACAACAATGTGAAAAAATTCATACTTGTCCCGGGAAAACTTGTAAACATAGTGATAGGAAAATGAAAAAAAATCTAATACTTCTGTTTATTATACTTCTGCTTCCAGCATGCTATCACATTTCACAGGGAGGAAGCTCTTCGATAAAAGACAACATGGCTCCAGTTGCTGTTCCGATTTTCAAGAATACAACAGATCTCGAAGGGATCGAAGTCCCGGTGACTGAAGCAGTTATCAGAAAAGTAAGCCGTTACGGTGCTGACAAGGTGGTTAGTGTAGAAAAAGCAAGAACCATTATAGATGGAACTGTTATAGGTTATAACCTTTCTTCAGCAGCAATAGACAGCAGGCACAAAGTTGTGGAGTACAAGCTGAGCATCACTCTTAAAGTGAGCGTAACGGATGCACGGGATAATGAGGTATTGTATAAGAATGATTCATTTGTCGGCTCTTACGACTTTAAAGTGCCCCGCGATTCTGTTGACCGCAAGAGAGAAGAAGGCAGGGCATTGGAATATCTGAGCGAAAAAATGGCGTCAGAGCTTGTAACAGAAGTATATGAGGGATTTTGATAGAATTTCTGCAATCATCTATTCTTTTTTCTCGTTGTCTTAACTTTTACTTCATATGGTCCATGGAATGTGCTTCCGGCTTTATTATCAATGTCTTCAATTTTGTACCAATAAGTTCTTCCAGACTCTATATCAATATCTTTAAACGTGTATTTTGCTCCCATTGTTGCATTGCCTTTTGAGGGGATTACTTTTCTATTTAATTTTATGTAATCTCCGTCTTGTGTCTTGCTGCGGTAAATATTAAATCCAATATTATCTATCTCAGATGCTGTAATCCATTTAATAAGTACCTTTTTCCCTCTCTGCTTTAAAGTTACAGATGCCATATCTATAACAGTAGGTAATTGATTGGGAATATATGCTTCTGGATACTGCAAGTATTCTATGCCAGAGCTGCCATTGTTAGCGAGACGAAAGCAGTAACTACAGTCACTATTTGCATTAGGTGTGCTCTTTATGGAAAATTCAACTTCTGTAAATTCGTATCGGCTCAAAGATATGTTACCAGTTTCATTGCCGGCATCCATTGCTTGCCCGGGATTAAAATTGATATTAGTATCAGTAATACCGTCAGGAATATTAGTAGTTAGTTCATAGTTTGTAAGAAAACTCGAATTAGCTATTTGCCAGTGTTCATCAAGGGGTTCTGAAGGTAAAGAAAACCAATTAGTAATTTCTGAACAAGTGGTAATTTTTCCCCCGTATTCCAAACTAAATTTAAAATGAGGACTGATGCTCATTTTTACAATTTTTGCAGGCCGAGTGTTAAAACCTACATAGGCGTAACCATTCCTCACATCAATAATACTTGAACGGGATCTTTCTTCTCCGTTTTCCAAATTTAGAGTTTCCACAATAGTAAAATCTGGTAAATTTACTTTAATTATTTTAGTAGGGGAATGGTAATTGTAATTAGAAAAATACGCATACTCATTAATCGGGTCAATAAATGCTGTCCGAAAATTTGTTCCCAAGTCTGTTGAGACAATAATTGAATTGACTCGCTCAAAATTTTCCAAATCTATTTTTACGATTCGTGCATTATTTGTGTTGTTTCTGTTAGCAAAATAGGCATATTTATTATTTCTATCAATAACAGCTGAACGAAGAAAATTTTCTCCAACAGGTAAAGTTATTGATCCGATACGCGCAAATGACCTTGAAGGGTTAACATCAATTTTTATTATCTTTCCCAAATTTGTATTTGAATTATCTGGCCCTATATCTGTGCTAAAATAAGCATATCCATTATTAGTATCCATAACTGCAGCGCCAAAATAACTTTCATCCGGATAACCTGTAAAATCAATTGCGTCAACTCTTGCAAAAGATCTATTTGGGTCTATATCAATTTTGATAATTTTCCCTGGTTTACTGGGGTCAGGGTCAAAGTCGGAAATATGTGCTCCAAAATATGCATACCCATTAGCTGTGTCAATTACTGCACAATCTAAGTAATTTTCTCCTGTGTTCAAAGTAACTGCAGCGATACGCTGAAAATTAGATAAATCAATTTTAACGATTCTACCGGGAGAGGTATGAGTTCCGAAATAAGCAAATTTATTACCCGGGTCAAGAACAACCGTATTAGGAGCATCTTCTCCGGTATTCAAAAGTATAACACCTTCTTTTTGAAGAGTAGCAAGATTTACTCTGACAATTCTTGTAGGAGAATCTTGGCTTCCAAAGTAAGCGTACGTACCAGTTGAATCCATTATAGATGATGAGAAATATCCTGCTCCTAAAGGCAATTCAAGTGTACCTTCGCGTATAAAACTTGCTAAATTTATTTTTGCTATTTTACCTGGAACTGTGTGCATTCCAAGATAAAGATAGCCGGCAGAGGTATCAATGACAGATGATTGCGCAGAATCTTCGTCAGGAGTTAAATCAATTACCGCAGCACGTGTAAAGGAATTAAGATTGAACTTAACTATTCTTGTTCCTCCGGTAGTTCTGTCGCCAACAAAATAAGCATAGTGAACTAATCCGCTGGTATCAATCGCTGCTGTTGTCATTTTTCCGTCAATATTAGATGCGGATGAGCTTGCACTTACGGTAAAATCAGAGAGCCTTACTTTTACAATTTTAGACCAGGTCTGACCTTCCCCAAAATAGGCATATCCGTCGATTGTATCTATTGCAGATGACAGGAATCCGAGAGTTGAAGAAACACTTATGGTCGATATTTTTTGGAAGGTGTTGACAGGATTTATATCTACTTTTATGACCTTAGCCGGATTTGTGTTGAGACCGAAATAGGCAAACCCGTTTCCAGCATCAATAACACTCGTTGAAACCTGATTTTCCCCGGTCGCGAAAGTTATGGCGCTTTCTTTTGAAAAAGTAGAAAGATTGACTTTAATTACTTTTCCGGGAGTAGTGTTGGTTCCGAAATAAGCGTAATGAGTGCTTCCGCTCGTATCAATTACAGCGGTCTTCAGAGCGTTCTCACCGCTCCCCAGGGTTAAGGTTGCGACATGTCTAAATGTGTGTGAAGGGTTGATATCTATCTTGAATATAAGCCCGCTGCTTCCGTAGTTATTTGCGAAATAAGCATACCCTTCTATTGGGTCAATAACTGCTGACGTAAGAAAGTATTCACCGGGATTTGAATAATCAGCCAGTGAAATGGCATCCACTTTTGAAAAATCGCTGAGACGAATCTTGATTATTTCGCCAGGCGCCGTGTTAGTACCGAAATATGCGAACCCGTTTGCATTGTCAATTACACCGCAGTCGATGTAATCCTCAGGGAAATTCATTGTTAAAAGAGCTTCCCTCTTGAATGCAGAGCTTGCGGAAGTCATTCCGAACCTGAGGCGCTTGGTTTCGTCTTTGTTTATTTTAGGAAGGGGTGTATCTTCAGGTGCAGCGAATGTTGCGCTTATTTCACTTCCGTTATCGTTTCGCCATCGGTAATGCGATTGGGAGGTGTATTCAGAAAAAGCTGAACTACAGGTAAAAATAATTAAAACAAATAAAAAAAAACAAAATATCTTTTTAAGATTTTTTTCCATTTTTTTAATCATAAATATTATTAATGTTATTTTCTTAAATTAGCTTGATAGTTGTTTTAATTATTTATCCTTCTGAAAAATGTTATAAGGCTTAATAATCGCAATCTTCATGCCAAAACTATTTCTTTTTAAAAAGGTTTTGTTTTTCAATTAGATAGATGTGCATATTATTTTAATAAATAGTTATTTTTAAAAAAAATGTCAAAAAATCCGACAGATTTTTTTGTATTTATTGCCAATAGCAAATAAATTCAGTGTGTTAGCTTGTTCAAAAACCCGACGTATTTTTCATGAAAAAAATCCGGGTTCTTGATATACCGAAGTTGTTAAAGTATGCCTCTTGTCTTTAGCAGAAGTATATGAGGGATTTTAAACTTTACTTTGCTGCAGAAAGCTGTGCAACTTTTTTTGAAAGCCTCGAAATCTTCCGTGAGCCTGTATTCCTGTGGATAATCCCTTTGCTTATAGCTTTGTCGATTACAGGGATAGCTGTAGAAAGTGCTTTTTTAGCTTTTTCCTGATCCTTCCCTTCCACAGCTGCAATAACTTTCTTCACCTCTGTTCTGAGATGGCTTTTAACTGTCTGATTTCTTAATCTGTTTTTCTCGCTTTGCCTGATTCTCTTTGCTGTTGACTTATCTTTTGGCACAATTGTCTCCCTTTGTTAATTAGGGTTGAGTAATTATCATAATAGTTGTATTTGTCAAGCATCAAAAAGAGATAAAGGTGATATTGGGATGATAATGGGAAAAATTAATGGAGTAATGAGATGGATTCAACGGCAAGTATCAAAGTAGACTCTCGCTGCTCTAAACGTTTACTGGGCGGACATCTGTGGGTTTATGAAAGCGATATAAAAAGCACTGAAGGGGGCTATTCCGGCGGGGACATTATTTCGGTTTTGGACAGCAGGGGAAAGTTTATAGGAAAGGGATTCATTAATGACCGTTCAAAGATAAGAGCGAGGATTCTTTCTTTCACTGATGAGAAAATTGATGCCGGATTTTTTAAAAAACGAATTCAAAACGCTTTAGCGCACCGCATTTTTCTTGGGTTTCCTCCTCACAGTTCCTTCAGAGTTGTTTTCAGCGAAGGGGATCTGCTTCCCGGGTTGATTGTTGATAAATATGAAGATGTGCTTTCAGTGCAGTTTACAACTCTGGGGATGGAGCAATGGAAGGGGGAAATCATCGAGATATTGAAAGATCTTCTTTTCCCTTCAGCTATAATTGAAAGAAGTGATATAGGTG includes:
- a CDS encoding CAAX prenyl protease-related protein, with product MEGKDKKKTDWRPYYPYIIPFTAFMILTEISRLIEGSVYYVYPIKTLVAALLIIYYWKSYKELSMGWTFFALFAGIAVFIIWVGFDDFYPKLDAASYDPGIFESRMFRAWLIFNRMIGSVIVVPVMEELFWRSFVLRFIINVDFLKVKFGTFTWTSFIISSLLFGSEHSQWLVGIIAGAIYNVVLYHRRELSDCIAAHAITNFLLGVFVIASGRYEFW
- a CDS encoding D-tyrosyl-tRNA(Tyr) deacylase, with product MKAVIQRVSNAKVEVDGKLCSSIGQGLLVLLGVSEDDNEDNADYVAEKTANLRIFEDSDGKMNLSCIDISGEVLVVSQFTLLGDTRKGRRPSFVKAAKPEKAIPLYEMFVKKISTYGIPVKTGIFGAMMDVELINAGPVTIIIDSSEKYPVN
- the smpB gene encoding SsrA-binding protein SmpB; its protein translation is MGNEEKIVCQNKKAYYEYTILEKYEAGMVLLGTEVKSLREGKGNLKDSYATIRDGEVFLYNCHISPYSHTGQEGHEPLRTRKLLLTSREINKLSGKVEEKGLTLVATKIYFKNGLAKIEIALAKGKKLHDKRKAIQEKEVKRELDRQVRQRRD
- a CDS encoding N-acetylmuramoyl-L-alanine amidase; this translates as MRRFKIRILAVVMFLFSFLLFAGMANILSAEGKPAQSGKIVVINPAQGGKDNGISVDGKVFEKDIVLGLALSLKDKAPNCGFAVSLTRDKDADLTLSDRITMANMRSPMAFISFHVGASFDSAVRGIKIYTWSKNLGMLSLGTEKKFKSWTDNTPGSQDAGGGEASNETPSAAPGTAPKLKIKPLSEVQEGSSEESQKLASAIKDEISKLPDIPCTLEHAPLADLGGIAAPAVVIEVFQASNPKDKSALLDENIKDSIASAICKGVGNYLSGKKIQNEE
- a CDS encoding GerMN domain-containing protein, with the protein product MKNRVIIFVAIIICAGLLSCVKEEKKKPVKTEEAVAEKLLVDEELSIFIPSGGAIVPHKSLFQFLPEDGSEEKIKAVLARLLKGDVNFSTVFQSAGQSSGPGAAGIDVLDVIISRENIAYVDLSRSFMTRNPTGITSEIEAVNSVALTVLKNFPEITGVMILIDGKEQKTLAGHVDISMPFRLSDSDNSQGVQ
- a CDS encoding glutamate racemase, which translates into the protein MPERAIGVFDSGIGGLTVLREISKLLPQENLVYLGDTARVPYGSKSAETVRRYAIQNIDFLLTKYVKFLVVACNTASAYALELIREHYDVPVIGVIDPGAKAAVRASANKKIGVIGTRATIGSGAYEKIIHSLDSTAEIFAKPCPLFVSLAEEAMFEGGITDKVVEFYLKEIKECEVDTLILGCTHYPLLKKSIANYMGKNVTLLDSSIETASEVKRILIERNLLKKSFEGPGTCDLFVTDDSEHFRGAAHLFTGNGIVKLQKIDLYKEEK
- the rph gene encoding ribonuclease PH, whose amino-acid sequence is MRKGKRKPNELRPVKITVRPVKYPAGSALIEVGDTKVLCAASIQEDVPKFLAGKGTGWVTAEYSMLPASTNTRNQRERGGKISGRTQEIQRLIGRSLRAVVDFSLLGERTIMIDCDVLQADGGTRTASITGAYVALKMAAENLVRKKLVEKNPVTGQVAAVSAGIIGKTIFLDLDYDEDSTADVDMNLVMTGDGKIVEVQATGERENFSQSELSKLIGTAEKGINRLFEFQSKVLKTAKR
- a CDS encoding leucine--tRNA ligase; amino-acid sequence: MPVYDPKTIEEKWQKRWKETGEFKTETDSSKKKYYVLEMFPYPSGRIHMGHVRNYVIGDVIARGRKRQGYNVLHPMGWDAFGLPAENAAIKNRVQPADWTYDNIRYMQEQLKSLGLSYDWEREVATCSPEYYRWCQWFFLKFYERGLAYRKVSSVNWCGSCNTVLANEQVEGGKCWRCENDVIQKQMMQWFFRITDYADELLKDLKNLKGWPERVLTMQENWIGKSFGTEVDFPIKGDVKSGEKAIKVFTTRQDTLFGATFISLAPEHPMVEALIAGLPEAEEVRKFVARIVAAKKISRDIIDKEKEGVFTGRYCINPLTGWEMPVYVANFVLTEYGTGAIMAVPAHDQRDFEFAKKYDIPVKIVITPADKDLKPEELKEAYVEEGVLVNSGEFSGMKSSSALEAIADFLEKKSIGRKTVNYKLRDWGISRQRYWGAPIPIIYCDKCGAVPVAEKDLPVVLPLDLELKFIGDSPLKDSDKFINTTCPKCGLPARRETDTMDTFVDSSWYFARYCSPREDKEALKKSDIDYWMPVDQYIGGIEHAILHLLYSRFFTKVMRDLGLMDVSEPFTSLLTQGMVIKDGAKMSKSKGNVVDPDDLLKKYGADTVRTFCLFAAPPERDLDWSDEGIEGANRFIGRLWRLVERDIEIKKTVSVAGQNNSNNKELSEGALKLLRITNRTIKRVTDDILLRYHFNTAIASIMEAVNEINLIKDEEIKNDPSMQQAYDFSVKTLLTLFWPVAPHVSEELWEMTGEQTPISKTAWPSYDPSMLQEDEITIVIQINGKMRSRVQVPRESGEETIKSVVLSDSRVKEYIGDNNVKKFILVPGKLVNIVIGK
- a CDS encoding LptE family protein; translation: MKKNLILLFIILLLPACYHISQGGSSSIKDNMAPVAVPIFKNTTDLEGIEVPVTEAVIRKVSRYGADKVVSVEKARTIIDGTVIGYNLSSAAIDSRHKVVEYKLSITLKVSVTDARDNEVLYKNDSFVGSYDFKVPRDSVDRKREEGRALEYLSEKMASELVTEVYEGF
- a CDS encoding 30S ribosomal protein S20, which encodes MPKDKSTAKRIRQSEKNRLRNQTVKSHLRTEVKKVIAAVEGKDQEKAKKALSTAIPVIDKAISKGIIHRNTGSRKISRLSKKVAQLSAAK